The genome window GTTTCTCCCTGATGCACTTCTTCATGTCTGTGCATGAGTTCGTCTGGAAAAACGTATATTAGAACTGGTTGGTAACTTTAAGGCAAACTTTTGGTGCTCTGTTTTATGGCTGCTTGAGTCCAAATGCTGCAGAATTGCCCTTTTTCCTGGAGTTGCTATTTTAGCAGGTCTATTTTCAACTACTCTATGTTTTGGGGTATACATAGTTAAACATTACATGCCACAATGTACTTGAAGTTTGGGGTTTCATTTGCtagtaaagtgtgtgttttaggtcTTCATCTTACCATGTTCTTCCTCGAAAAGAATCACCACCAACCATCCATCTATTGAAATGCAAATTAGATCTGCTCCAAGGGAGGTCAGGCCTTTGTATGTAGATGTGAATCTGATTCACTGTTTTGTCTCGTTTTAACATGATTCTTATGTAAAGTGTATGTTGTATGTGTGCTAGTTTAAAAAAACCTCAAATCCTTTCCCCCCTttccaagtcttttttttttttttgttgttgttgttgtcgacTAGTAATCCTAACTGTTGCCTTGGTTTTTGCAGTGTTGGAAGAGGAGCACAGTGGAGAGACAGAGTTTTCTGCCATGTCAGACAGTGATCCCTGTGAGGATGATGCTTACCCGCTCAATCTTTCCACCGGTGCCCGTGGAGGTTCAGCTAAGCGCCGCCGTCGGGGGAACCTGCCAAAAGAGTCTGTTCAGATTCTGAGGAGCTGGCTATATGAGCATCGTTTTAACGCCTATCCCTCTGAGCAGGAGAAGTTGAGTTTATCAGGACAGACTAATCTCTCCATCTCGCAGGTAAGCTTCATCATGTGCTGCTCGAGGaaattcagggtttttttttgtttttaccatacacattttattttttcagtattCTCAgtgtttttataatgaaaagggtgtgtatatgtatgtgtgcgttttatatatatatcagttttttattataaaaagatataataaaatatctgATATTTATATCAGAtatttatcagttttttttatatatatatatatatatattatttataaactgATAAATATGTACATAGCAAATATTACACACCTGGATGTATTTGCAGGAACAGTACTTTCAAACGACACTGTGTATGTGATCTCAGCCATGTTCTGTCCTTGGTTGTGAGTCAGGAGTGGTGGTGTTGTCAGTGTGCAGGAATGCAGGCGCTGAGGCCTTTGTATTGTGGCTTTGCATTTCCCTCCCTGCTCCATTACAGCCAGCTGTTTTGAAAACTTGCAGTTTGCAGCCTGGACACTAGAGGGCCCAAGgctctgtgtgtttatttgcagCAGAGAGCTCTCTTCATAGTTGGTTATGATgctggtttattttattataataaagacaaaaaagtaGCAAAATGAAATGTGGGCTGCATATTAAAGTAGTCATTTTTATTCCAGTGAGATTTATACAAAGGTTATATGTTTTGGTAGCTTCTCTGACTCATCCTAGTTTAATATGAAAATTTCTGCTTAAGGTAGGGCattgttattaatttttaaagtgataaatgttttgtaatatttataatgttttttggtttttcatattttctgtGATGTCCAGAGGGGACTAAccagaaaactaatcaacatttCACAATCAACAATAGAAAGTGTCCATTTGTGTGTAAAATTTTTGGAAAAATGTAAGGGGGTGGGGGAGAGTAAATAATCAGTTTGCCTGCCAGTTCAGAACTCGGCCTCTGATTTTGTTGaacagtgttgttgttttttttaatttttttttttaagaaggcgTTCCACATGCAGATGTTCTTGGTGTGTAGTATTGAAAGAAATTCTGACGATCAGACTGTGTATTGATTGTGTTcattttcagacaaaattgattgTCTTTATTGCCAACTCTTTCAGATCTGTAACTGGTTCATCAACGCCCGGCGACGGCTGCTCCCTGACCTGCTCAGGAAGGACGGAAAGGACCCGACTCAGTTTACGATCTCTCGCCGAGCCAGCAAATCAGACAGTCGGTCAGTTGGCTCTGCCTCCCCAGACCACTCCACCCCTCCACCGGTCCCCACATCCCGCCCTTCTGTTATCCGCCCTGCCCCCACATTGGACCTGAGCATGCTGGGGAATACTGCAACTGCCATCTTGACTGGGGCTGGCTGCTTGGTGGGATCAGGTCTAACAGGCAGAGACGGTTCTGTCCAGACCCTCGTGCAGGTGGAGAGTCGTGGCGTGATCAAGAAAGATAGTGTGACTGGACCTCCTCATCTAACTACTATTCCAGGCTCTTCTTCCAGCAGCCCAGGTCTGGGAACAATGAGTCCTACTGTGGTGCTGTTCAACACGCCACCCCCTACACCCCCCGAGCTTTGTCCACATGACTTCAGCGACCTCAAACTGCTCGTAGACGCGGCCCTACAGAGAGCAGCAGAGCAGGAAAACCAGAGACAGAAGGAGCAGCCTTCAGCCAGAGTGCCCTGTTCTGTTCCTGCATCTGTTTCCGCAACAGAAGCTTTAAGTAGGAACACCGAGCAGGAAAAGAGTCGTGAAAGCCTGAGTTCCAGCAGCAAAGCTGACTCCGCTCCAAGCCCACAGGAGCAGAAGGCCATTCTCCCTGTCTCTGTGCCGGTGTTGAACGCCTCTGCTTCTTCTCTTCCTGCAAGTGAGGCGGGTGTTAGTCTGCCAGTGGTCCCACATAGAGTTGCTGGAGCAGTTAATTTTCAGCCAAATGGTGTGTGGAGTGTGGTCAGACCAGCTAGCCCACCCCCAACCAGTGTCAAACACACCTGGAGCTCACAGCACACACTCCACGCTGTCAGAGAAGCAGTCaactgagaaataaaaaatgacaggtGTATGCATTTATGAAGGACACACAGAAAAAAGCAACAAATGACTAAGAAAAAGACATTCCATACAACCAAGACGTGAATGCAACACTCCTCTGCTCCAGGTCCTTGTTTGGCTCGGGTTGTCTGACACTCTTATTTACATGGCAGAAAACATGAGTCATGTGGCTGCAATGTCACTGTTGTCTTGACTACCTGCAGTTGTCATGGACGTGATCTGACAGTTGCTGGACGACAAGCTGGAAACGGAACATTTCACCGGATGGTTCAGATAACCCGGTTGTAGGTCATACACTAAGTTTACCTTTTATTGACACAAAGCTggtgtttttaaagcagcaagCCTAAAACtttttaactgatttttttttttctccccctatTGTTTTCACTACATAAGATTTTTTTGGGGTCCTCTTTACCATTTCATCATTAATTGAGAACATACGATAAGCATCGACTTAAAAGGGAAGTGTGAGTTTAAAATCCCGAACAGGGCATTTTCAGATTTGACATGTACTGTGAACTTTCCACACGCATGCTGGCAGTTTTGATGTTTCTCAGTGTTATGCATCTAAAACTAATAGGCAAGACATTTaatggtttatttaattttaggaCTGCCCTTAGAAGTTACACAAGTGGCCTTGCTTAGTTTTTGCCTTCGATATTGGATTACGGTAGGGATGGGCGATTATGGCAAAAACATCATATCACAATACCTAATGTTTGCACGATACATGATGTGGTTTAGCCGAAGTTGTATTTGAAACAGTACACTAGTGAGGCAGCATACTCGCGTTACTCTCAGAAGAGTGTATTGTAATATGATGTAACACAAAAGCTACCAGGTTTCTATATTCATTTTGCCTGTATGCTCCAATGTCCTGGCTTAGGGCTAGATAAGTAGACTGTAATGTAGCATGGCTGTCTAATTTTCTATATGACTCCTGAATGCTCGTTGTGAGCCAGCATGGTTTTGTTGAATGAATCGCTGGTGGGTTTGATGTCATTGTGCAGACAGGGACTTGATCCTGTTGAGTCTAGGAGCTACACTTTagttcggaaaaaaaaaaaaccttggcaTGCTGCAGCCTTGTTTGTTTGATACCTCATTCCAGTGGTCTGAAACCGCTGCAAATGGGACAACGACTTCCAAATATCATGTTtcttttctgtgtttgtgtggtcaCTCATACATTCTGCACTTTATTTCCAAGTCTCTTTGTTGCCAGTACTTCAAAACCTTATCAGAATTCTTTACGGTTTAAATGATGATTGCCCCCGCCTTCTTGAGAAGAGTCTCCAAGTGAGTAAGGTCTAAGGATGAGGGAGAGGAGACAGGCGGTCAGGGAAATTGATTGCACTGCAGAGAGCATAGCTCAGCCTGATCGCTCCTCTGCAGTGACACAGCGCGAGGCAGCAGCAGAGCCGTCGTCAATTTCGCGAGAGACGCTTCTTCCCATCCCAGACAAGCTTTAACTCTCTACCTTAAAATAAATGTGGAGCGTTTACGGCGCTTTTCTGGGCGCCAAGTGTCAAGCATTTCCATATAAGATGTCATGAACTTATTTGACGTGTGTGGGTGTGTCGGAGACAGCCagatggtgagtgtgtgtgtgtgagagagagtaggATTAAGGTATAGGTTACATGAATCAATGTGGTGAAGGTGGAAAGCAGACACGATCAGTTTTAAGTTTCAGATTCAGCCGTCATGTCCTTATCAGGTCAGACTACTGGCTCGTTATcagaataaaatttaatttcatgATGCATACGTTGATTCTGCAATTGACCTTCACAGTTCTGGTATAAACAAAGTGCACCGCTGAGTTTGCTATAGTAAGGACGTTGAGTACAATAGACTTGTTGTCTTGGGATCGATTTTAGAGCAGGACCGCGTTCCTGAGAATGTGAAAGATTGCTGTATTAGGGTGCTGGCATTTCTTTTTCGTTTAGACTTTGGAGtattaaaagagtttttttttttttttttttttttttttttaaatcatgatttAGTTCCTCATGTTTATTGTTGATTTTATTGTAGTTATTGTCACATCGTTATATGTTAGGGTCCATGCTTCTTTCTCCATGCCCAAGTTCCATGACTCGGttctcactttctttctttttttttccccccaataaACAGAGTAGCTTTGTGCCTGAATGAGTTGTTGTCACTGTATTCAATGCACATCATCCTAGTTTACCTCTGGTGGTGCCATTTTTATTTTCCCCTCTCGTTGTTTTATATCCGCTAACTTATGTATTTGTAAAATGCTGAATTGTTGCAACCATCTAACGTAATGAGCTAACATGTTTTGTCTGGTTGTTTTATGGTCACGTTTCTGTTAAAGGAAGGTGCTCTCTAATCGTTTACTGTTTTAGAGGTTCACCCTTCTGTCCTGAAATATTGTAACAAAttctgtgtattattatttcttcctcttttgttgttgttttgttttcatagtttgtttgttttggtcaGCATTGCGTTCAGTCTCAGGTTAAGTCAGTCATTCCTCTTTTAGCATAGTTGTCAGCCACTGGTTAGAAAACTGAGAGTATTAGAGATCAGTAATGTGCTTTAGACCAGTGTTTGACATGTTTCTATAACCAGCTTAGGCTTTCTGCAAATACGAAACAGCATAATAATACAAGAACTAGGTGTTAAAACCGGTGGAccactacataaataaaaaatttaaaaaaccacTGTGAGCTTTCCGTTAGTTACTGGGTTCCTGGAACAGCAATGGGTACTggatataaaacatattttttcagAGATGCTCTATTTTTTCACTTCTGTAGAATGACTGATGTTGATATTCTAGATACTGTGTCTATTTAGTTGAGAAAGGGGTCTTGTAGATATAAAGCGCATGTCTATGGGGTCTGgtttttatgtatattaaatgtgtagcgctcgctcgctctctcttgctctctctctctctgtctctctctctctatatatatatatatgaccaaATACTTTAAGACGGATATTAATAGTATTTGTTTCTTACATTTCTTATCAGTGTATCAAGTTAAAAGTATGGACAGTGAACTCGGCATTTGTGCCTTACACGAGAACAAGAGAATCTTCCCAGCTTTTTCTAGAAATCTTTGGACTAGTCTGTGCAATATCTGCCTTAAACTTGTGATGTGTCCTCCTCCTTTTTTGTACATTTCAGAGAAATAAAGTACAATTTTCATACAAGTTTCATGCATGCGTGTTTACTGCAACCCTGACTTTGTGCATTACTGTTCTTGTGCGTAATTAATGTTGGAGAGTATCACCTTCAGCTTCATAATAAACAAGAATTGtgccaaatatttaataataagcaactagtttttattgaataaaataaggaaaaaaatttaaataactgtCTCCCATTTAAAGATGATGTTTGAACTGTTGATGTGCATGGGTTGACTCACGGGTCTCAGCATGCTATTGCAGAAATGTTATCAAAAATGGTTACATAACCATATCAAAGCATTCCTTTCACTTATACAGCAGCTTGTTAACATTTAggttcattttaattattattatttttaattagagaTTGACATCATTCATTTTTGTAGTTAGTCCAATCATGCAATGTTACAAAAGATGCATATAAAGCTATACATATTATCTTGTGTGCACACAGCTTACCTTGTAAACACAAGCcaatttaaatgttcaaataaagcaataaagggCTTCATGTTACAAATGTACTTTGTAAATCCACAACATGCCCATATAAATGCAAATAGCCAAGCTGTTTTTCATGCAAAAGCCTAGCATTCCTTTAAAGGTATGCAGATAACTTGTtcacaaaagatttttttttttttttaaatcacacctTTTGGGACTTCAAGATctccatacaaaaaaaatctgacttgAAGA of Clarias gariepinus isolate MV-2021 ecotype Netherlands chromosome 6, CGAR_prim_01v2, whole genome shotgun sequence contains these proteins:
- the LOC128526300 gene encoding homeobox protein TGIF2, with protein sequence MKSVKRVLEEEHSGETEFSAMSDSDPCEDDAYPLNLSTGARGGSAKRRRRGNLPKESVQILRSWLYEHRFNAYPSEQEKLSLSGQTNLSISQICNWFINARRRLLPDLLRKDGKDPTQFTISRRASKSDSRSVGSASPDHSTPPPVPTSRPSVIRPAPTLDLSMLGNTATAILTGAGCLVGSGLTGRDGSVQTLVQVESRGVIKKDSVTGPPHLTTIPGSSSSSPGLGTMSPTVVLFNTPPPTPPELCPHDFSDLKLLVDAALQRAAEQENQRQKEQPSARVPCSVPASVSATEALSRNTEQEKSRESLSSSSKADSAPSPQEQKAILPVSVPVLNASASSLPASEAGVSLPVVPHRVAGAVNFQPNGVWSVVRPASPPPTSVKHTWSSQHTLHAVREAVN